Below is a genomic region from Zea mays cultivar B73 chromosome 9, Zm-B73-REFERENCE-NAM-5.0, whole genome shotgun sequence.
tagaatccattcggattttattagcctatgccgctcaccattcctttaaattgttccaaatggacgtgaagagcgccttcctaaatggaccaatcaaggaggaggtatacgtggaacaacccctggctttgaggatgacaggtatcccgaccacatgtataagctctctaaggcgctctatggacttaagcaagccccaagagcatggtatgaatgccttagagattttctaattgctaatgccttcaaggttgggaaagctgatcccactctattcacaaagacttgtgttggtgatctttttgtttaacaaatatatgtcgatgacataatatttggttctactaatcagaagtcatgtgaggagtttagcagggtaatgatgcaaaagtttgagatgtcgatgatgagcgagttaaactacttccttggatttcaagtgaagcaactcaaggaaggcaccttcatctcccaaacgaagtacactcaagatcttctcaagaggtttgggatgaaggatgctaagcccgcaaagacaccgatgggaactgacggacatctagacctcaacaaaggaggtaagtccgttgatcaaatggcataccggtcaatgataggttcattactttatctttgtgctagtagaccgaacattatgcttagtgtatgcatgtgtgctagatttcaatccgaccccaaggagtgtcaccttgtgaccGTTAAGCGaactcttagatatttagtttatacgccttggttcgggatctggtatccaaaggggtctacctttgacttaatcggatactcagattctgaatatgccaggtgcaaggttgataggaagagcacattagggacatgccagtttctaggaaggtccctggtgtcctggagctccaagaaacaaacatctgttgccctatccaccgctgaggccgagtacgttgccgcaggatagtgttgtgcgcaggtgctttggatgaggcaaaccctccgggactttggctacaatctgagcaaagtcccattcCTATGTgagaatgagagtgcaatccgcttggctgataatcctgttgaacacagccgcactaagcacatagatatccagcatcacttcctgagagaccaccagcaaaggggagatatcgacatttaccatattagcactgagaaccagctagccaatatcttcaccaagcctttagatgagaaaaggttttgcaggttgcgtagtgagctaaatgtcttagattcgcgtaacttggattgatctacaacatacatgtgttttatgactttgatcatgttactttaagctttagtgtctcatttgcttatatttggtgctcaagttgtacaagtcatccctggacctcacaagtccctatgcaaataatgcacatgtttagggggagatatgtgctacaacttgactcctttgagactaacatgtttgtttgagtgcacttgaagtagtctcgaaggaacattgaaagggaaagtgaaCTTAGACAAGGAAAGAGCTTCCACTGCATTTCGGTAAAATGTATCTTGTCCTAAGTTCCTTTTTGTGTTCTCATTGCCTCTTCGCttcaatttgacattttggtgagacaacggagttaaagggccaaaagttatcctgttttggtgcttaatgccaaagagggagaaaattaaggccaaagcaaatggatcagctaaccACTTgtgaactttgaaaatagtagagttagaatttgtattttgtccaaaatactcttattgcaaaatttggtctcttatgggggagaattttgattatgggaaagggggagtttttgtcacTTGACCAAAATTACTCTTGAAACATCTCTCTATATGCtcgaacaagtgtgtttgacttagagataggaaaaagaatttgatttgcgaaaacaaaccaagtggtggcaaaagtgatccaaatatgccaaatcctaagtgAAAAAATTTGGTCATAATTTGCACTCTTTAGTTGCTTttcaatgtgttggcataaatcaccaaaaagggggagattgaaagggaaatgtgcccttgggccatttctataaatgttttggtgattagatgcccaacacaaaatATGTTGGTTCACAAGTGCTAAGAAGCgaatcaaagaacaaggtatgtatccggccttagtaaattgtttttgggtactaatatatttatctaagtgccaGGAATCTTGTCAAGTCAAAAGAAATTGAATTGGAGGAAAATTGGCTGAGTTCAACCAAACCAGCACTAGCCTAtggtgcaccggaatgtccggtggcgcacatgACAGTGTCTAGTGCCTAGGCTGGcccggcgacgaactcgtcgctctcgagaaAAAGTGAAGGCgccgcggctaaaaatcaccgaactgtccggtgagtcaacgacgCGCGCGGTCAACGGTCGGTAGCGCAATTAGCGGGcgtcgcgtggcccgcgccaacggtcggttggtcacaccggactgtccagtgggcaccggacagtgtccggtgtgccaacgggaccGGAGGtataacggtcggctgcgcctgataaggaaggagatcgggcaccgaacTGCtattgttcatgtccggtggtgcaccggactgtccggtgcgccacccgatagaaggcaagaattgccttccaattggatctccaacaactcctagctgccttggggctataaaagggacccctaggcgcatggagcaagacaccaagcattcactaaacatcctaagacgcctagactccgcaatcacgcaatcggatcatcgtgttagagatttgagcaccgtttgagttgtaaactccctgtgtcgtgttttgtgctcacgtcttggcttgtgtgcgtgtgtttgctgcgaattgagtcttgcgtgtgttgatttccctcccttactcttgtgcttctcttgtgatcaacattgtaagggcgagaggccccaacttgtggagattcctcgcaaacgggaaaagaactctaaagaaaaagactgtggtattcaagttgatcattggatcacttgaaaggggttgagtgcaaacctcgtccattgggacgccacaacgtggaagtaggcaaatgttacttggccgaaccacaggataaaacacCGCGTCTCTTGTGTTGTTTTTCTCTATGATTAATTTCTTCTCAAGTGCTCGATCCATAGCAACTTGGTTTAATCTaactaacattttataaaccaagtttgtgctattagtgttgaatattgcaggatcacctattcacccccctctaggtgctctcagaatcaTATAGGATTAAGTTtctcaattcatctccatattgtgATCTGGCCAATGGTAAGGTTGAGtcaagtaataggacattgattagccttattaaaaagaaaatatcaGATCATCCTAGGCATTGGCATAAAGTTCTGTCTGAGGCCTTGCGTGGGCTCATAAAATATCTAAGCATCTGCGCATGGATGGTCTGCGGGTTAGCCCAAACGGTCCGTGATTAGAATAATTTAGACTGGAATCTTTATCCCTTGCGTGATTGTCCTAACAAATCTTGTGGGGATATTGTTGGGAGCTGTCTAAGAATGGATCCAGATCTCtccctatatatatgaaggggtaaAACCGATTAAAACATACAACAATCAATCTATCAATGCAACTTTACCTTATGTGTTGGGACTTAGGAGCAGGAATAATTTAGCCTTAGTTTTAGTATGCCTCAACCCTTCATCTCTCTTTGGCTCGACGTCGTCTAGAGACGTCTTtgagtggctcggctcggctcgtgagCCATTTCCTAATACTTATTATTGCATTATTTAGTGAATTCACATTATATAAATTCGAAAAATGGAATCATCATTCAACATTATAAGTAATTTAAATTATAATTGTAATATATTCATCATCAAAGACTAAAAAACGAGCTATTATTCATAAAATTATTTAATATTTATCATTattttataaattggttaatttgATACGGTTCGCGAGctgaaacgagccagctcggctcgctaCAAAAACGAGCTCGAAAAATTGGCAAGGCTCGTTCAAGGCTCACCATCTACTTCGAGCCGAGGCGCTTCGAGCTCGAGTAGGCTCGCGATCCTCGATCTTATTTCCAGCCCTGATATTTAGCTTAAAATAGCGGCAACATGTTCAAAACGACTACTATTTTAATACAAGAGCGTGTATGTGACTTTGAATCGGCATCAAGAACCTTTACACGTGCGTGCAACACGGTGGTTTAAACCTATGAAAGTCATTGTGTGCTCCGACATCCCACGCCTGATGACTGtccaagaagaagaaaataaaaccatACCCGTCGGACTTAAGGGTATTTAAatgtactagagctaatagttagttagctaaaaataTACTAATAGAATTAGCTAGCTGACAAATAGTTACTTAACTAGtatctaatttactaaaaatagttaATAGCCGAACTATTAGGAAGAATGTTTTGATATCTATACCTAATTTTAGTcactaactattatctctagtgtaTTCAAACACCTCTGTCATTACTTTTAGTACTAGACAAACTGCAGTTGTCTACTCGTGTTATTGGGTGGACCTACGCGGAAGATGTGAGCTGATGGTTGGCCTGCAACGCTCCACTAGTTTTCAGGCAACCACAGCTTTCAAAGAAAAAGGACAACTTGAAATAATCAATGGCTGGTGGTTTGGCCCATTCAAATACTTGGAGCATCCAAAGATGTACTACCATGTGGTAGTAGCGTGTGAATTGTGCTGTCGGGAGGTGGAAATTACTTGGAAACCTCGTCAAGTGGCGGGAGCGTCAAGAGGGGACTATTTAAATGTACTACTATCAGTTGAAGCGTCaaatatatataaaaatattATTTATAACATTAAATAAGTAAACTATAAAAATATTTTTATAATAACCTCGTCAAGTGGCGGGAGCGTCAAGAGGGGACTATTTAAATGTACTATTATCAGTTGAAGCGTCAAGTATATATAAAAATATTATTTATAACATTAAATAAGTAAACTATAAAAATATTTTTATAATAGATTTAATTATATCCACTTAATATGATAAAAAATAATTTCCGTGTATTTATATGTTGTTTAACTTTTTTAATAAATTTTGCTAGTATTAAGAAACATGTTATATTTGCAGTTAAAATAAAATTAATGTAAAAAAAATAAGGTAACATAGAACAAGTAACGAATCTTATATAAAATCAATTAAACTTATAAATACTAGTACTATCTTCTACAATTGCATCTTTCATTGACGGAGTATTTGCGATAGATAGTAGTCATCTACTGCTAGTTAGTTGGACAAATAAATATCAGTGTAGTTTTATATAAACTTAgtcattttttaaaaaaaatgactTCTTAAAAAATAAGGTGTACATTTATTTTAGAACCGAGGAAAGAGATATGTACTAGTGGATTTAGAGTTATCACGTCACGATAttaaaaactctctctctctctctcttttttctaAAGGATGATTCATGATGAGGTGTACCAAATGAATAAAAAAGAAGTGGTAGGAGTAGGTTCCACGTTCCACCAGCAGCCTGAAGAGTCGTTGCACCTTAATGTCACGGAAAGCATTATTGCCCGGTGGACCCGGCAGTACTCGGTGCCAGATGCCGCGTGATGCACGCCGCCGAATAAAAGCAATTTATTCGAAAGGTAAGTCAAAATAATAGTTGGAAACATTCAAAAAATAGCGATAGAAAATTTCAGTATCACAAAACGGTAGGTAGCGTATGGACATCCCGTGCCCAGCAGATAGCGGTTTGGCGGACAGGAGATGGATGCATGTCGGCCGCCGGTTTTGTCCTGTACAGGGGCACAATAATGCACCGGAGTATGGAAACACAAATTGCACAAAGCAACTTATCTTGTTACGCCATCCATTTATCTTATTATTACTTCCTCCGTTCAGAATTACAAAGCCACATAGAGCACATCCGAGGTACATACAGACTACAGAGAGTTTGCAGATACATAGATATTCCATAATGCAACATAACACGTAAGATTCTTAGGAGCTTGTTTAGGAGCTTGTTTAGGAGCGAAAAAACTTTAGCCCCTCCAATATCATTGCCACCAAACAAGACTAAGTGTCGTTTGTTGCCACCACGCAGCACTTATCTTAGACCTTGTCCAGCAGTTTATCCATAGTTTACTCAAAACACTACTGTATTTTAGACTACTATTCACAGAGTGAAATTTGAATATATGTATAATATATGAATAAGCTGCTGGACATAATAATCTTAAAGCTACCGCGCGTTACATATGGGCCAACTATTTTTTTCTAAAATAACCTGctatttcttttattttcttttctcttccACTCGGAATATCGTTTTGAAAAGCTTTCACCTCGCTGTCAGCTTGCCGGCCAGCATCAATAGCTTCATTGGTGCCGTATAGTCCCAATAGTTTATGAAACGACGGCTTTTTATGCATGGTAGTCCAATAGATATGTTCTAATAAGACGGGAAGAACATATGGAACCCATGCATGAGCACCAAACAAGAAATCTAACTTTTATCATGGAAGATATATGTGTTCCAGCAAGTACTCTGATTGTTTCTCCTTAGGTTCTTCAGATCTATACAGTCTTCCTCCTCTCCTTTCTTGTTCACATGTAGCCTCCATATACAAAGATATCCTCTGTAGTTCTACTCTGCCCTTGGTCTCCACTTCTCTTGATACAATTAACTCCCGTGCTGGGGGACTATCCAGCATACTTATTAGTACTAGGTGAGGCCGGAAATTTCTTCTCGTGCAGAGAACAGGCTCAATTATCGGTAACCCAAGCTTAGTTGTCGTCATCAGCTCCTCTTTGACTCTTAGCAGAGTAAACCAGAGAGATCTCCTCTGCCATCGGGCACAGCAGCACCGGATCTGGTCGCGCCGAGCTCCAGATCTGCCAGTCTGTCCACGCCGGCAAGCTAAAACAACCGAGGCGACAGCTAAAATGGCGGAGAGTGGAAGAGAAAAGGCCAAGAAATTAGGAATTAGAGAACAACCTAGTTGGCCCTGGGATCTAACGCGCGGTGCCGAACCAAGGCCGGCAGTATGCGCCTTGTGGTGGCAAACGAACCTAGTTGGAGGCTGCATCCTTGGCCGCGGCGGGCCGTGGCGCCACCGCTGGCATGACAGGCTTCTCGCTGTGGACGAAGAAAGCGTAGAAGCCGCCACAGGTGGTAGCGGCTGCCATCGACCAGACAACAAGTTTGACTGGCAGGGGCATAATCTCAGCCACCTTGTAACTGAACATGATAGTAAGGAGGGTCGTGAGGCTCCAAACCCCAGCCTTGACCCTCGCGCGCTTTTGGGAGTGCTGCTGATCCAACTGCTCGTAGTAGCGCAAGCAGGCGAACAGGGCCACCAGGTCGAGATAAGATACCACGACGAAAGCGACGGAGCCGGCGTCACCGTTGGACCGATAAATCGCCATGCCTGAGTTGAAGGTGAGGAATAGGAAGCCAAGCACCGTGAGCCAGGAGAAGTCGGCCATTGCTGCAGGCGGCGGCGACCTCTGCTGCCCGGAACCAGGCAGCTTCTTTAATACCTCGATGTATCAGCAACGAAAGACGGAGGACGCAAGGCCAAGAAGCCTGTTTTTCGAAAGGGATCAGAACCCGTCGCTCATCTGCCGATATGAATGGGGAAGAGAAGAAAAAAATAAGATGGAGAGGAGCTTACCTTACGTAACGGCGAGAACTAGCAATCAGGGGCAGGGCAAGCTCGCCGCGGGGGCTGATTGCAGCGGAGGCGTTACAAAGCGCGTTGGTCGGTTGTAATAAGTTTTCTCTCCAACGAGCCCCTAGTCCGCTATATAGCGGCTGTTTGGTTGTTTGGACCACTAGATCCTAGATTCCTAGTTAAACCTAAGATGCAGGCTGGACTATACAGGGCCATATGACACTAACAAGGTGGGTCGGCCCGAGCACAGCActaaaaagcacggcccaggtaCGACACGACCCGTTCCATACAGTGCCAGTGTTGGGTCCGGCCCGTACACAGTGCCGGGCCCGGCTGGTACACAGTGTCGTGCCTGGGCCACCAACTCGGTCCGTAGTGTCGGCCCAGGCCCGACACGATTAAATGGGCTGGCA
It encodes:
- the LOC100276552 gene encoding uncharacterized protein LOC100276552 precursor; its protein translation is MADFSWLTVLGFLFLTFNSGMAIYRSNGDAGSVAFVVVSYLDLVALFACLRYYEQLDQQHSQKRARVKAGVWSLTTLLTIMFSYKVAEIMPLPVKLVVWSMAAATTCGGFYAFFVHSEKPVMPAVAPRPAAAKDAASN